Sequence from the Segatella copri genome:
ATAGGGCATAAACGCTTTCACCACAGTCTGCGGTGCCGTAGCCCAAGTTCCAATCCATGTTTGTGCCGCCATCTGTAGTGTGTATGTGCAGATGAAGCATAGTATCATTATAAATCTTTTCACCTTGTTGTATTTTAAAAGTATATATTTGTATGTTGATGAGGTGTTGTCACTAGGCTCGGCAGACCTGCTGACTGCTGTCGGCAGAGCTGCTGACTAGGCTCAGCAGAGCTGCCGAGCCTAGTGGAAATCATCAAGAAGCAGACTGCTTGAACCTCAGATACTGTCTCCTAGAACCTCAGATACTGACTGCTTGAACCTCCTAATCTGTATCTTTGCCCCAGCGCAGTCGTATCCTTGCGCCAGATGAGGCGTCTCGTTACGCTTATTCAGCCGCATTATTATGCTTGATAATAAATAGCATCTTCTGCATTTGACGGTTTGTATATGCCAGCATCTGCGAATAGTCCTTCAAAGCATAAATCTTCGTCTAATTCAGGCCAATGGATACCATATCTGCTCAATACGAAAGCCTTACGCTGGGCAGGTGTGGCGTTAGCAAGACGGCTCCAACGGCTGAAAGGATAGTTAGCCTTCCAGCCATTTTGGGTTTCTGCCCAAATATGGGCATCGTCAACCCAAACGCGATTTACTCTATATTGCTCCATAATATCTTATTTTTGATTAAAATATTCTTTCCATCTATCTATAATGACCGCCTCATTCTCAGAAATAATAGATTCTATCAAAGCAATATCATGTTTTTTGAATCCATGATTATAAATCTGGGTCAGAGGGGATACACCTTATTATATTATAGTTCTTTTATTTCATTTTCAGTCAAACCGATAATTGAAGATATCTGCTCTATGCTCAACCCATTCTTCTAATGGTGATTTAGCCACCTTGTTGAATTCGCGCAGCTAGTGCGCACACCTTTTTAGTATAATAAATCTAAAAATTTTTGGTTAGAACTCTACTTTCGCATATCTTTGCACTTAAAAAAAGTGGCACATGTGCCATAAATTTTAAGTAGAGGCATCTGTTCGAGCAGTCCTTAGGAAGCAAGTAAGCACAGGGAGGGCAGGTTTGTTACCTGCCCAATAGCATCCCCCGCCCTAATTAAAAAGGCGAGTGCCGCTTTACTGATTTGTCGCAGCCGTGAAAACCTACAACAAGATTAGAACGTCTAGAATATAGAGATTCTTCCATTATCTATTATCTTAAATGAGGGGCAACTTCTCCACTTGGCAGCAATATGCCAGCTCTAATCAAGAAAGCTTTTGCTGCTTCCTTGCTAGCCGTAGCAGCTTTTGCAGCTGCCTCTAATCTTTCTTGTCTTTTGCTATCAAATAAATCCATATTCTAGCTCTTTATATTATGGGTTTGGATAATCCTGATTGATACTTCTAGGAAGGAAATAACCCTTGATGCAATTAGGATTGCAGACACAAATCTGAATATGATTCTTTTCTCTGAATCCTGCATTAGGATATAGTTCCTGTCCTTCCCAAAA
This genomic interval carries:
- a CDS encoding DUF2442 domain-containing protein, with product MEQYRVNRVWVDDAHIWAETQNGWKANYPFSRWSRLANATPAQRKAFVLSRYGIHWPELDEDLCFEGLFADAGIYKPSNAEDAIYYQA